A single genomic interval of Hyalangium ruber harbors:
- a CDS encoding PAS domain-containing protein, with translation MLQSRLQSSAPDFGEEQRLQSLYRYGLLEGPPEPEYDAIVRLAAELCKVPITLMSLVDREHLWVKASLGLTSSTTRLDRASSFSTYVIQQDGPFIVADALEDPRFRDNPRVRGAPFVRFCAGVPLHADNGARIGALCIFDRTPRHLDDGQLHVLEHLGRQIETHLRLRLQLQQAQERNAELEEARSRLDALNQDLQAEILERRRVERELRSQREILTNVLTHIPHSVFWKNREGIFLGCNDAFAHQLGRASPEEIVGRTELELGLPPVQIKAYRQDDLQVMDSGMPKLGIEEPIRTAQGTDHWLLTSKVPLWDPEGQVWAVLGIFADITERRVQENVLHHALREVERHAARLEFQVYEARGRIRRLMEASLDAVFVLDEAGRVLELNPVAEQLVGMPGSQLLGMPFHTLAPSCEQAALERALGELLTRGTLRLEDQGLRSATGARTAVQIIGSIQDAGDSRNLLLVAHDLTERRRLEQQGIQNDRLMAMGVLAAGIAHEINNPTAYVLSNLDFLRARWDELEQHLCTQPALPPALVGGLSEARQLIADCLDGASRIQDIVRGMRYLSHQGHDEEPTLLDIHANLDAALHLAQGELKRTAQLEKAYAEDLPLVLGSEGRLSQVFLNLIINAVHAMRPGSARDHRLRVHTRREGERVRVDISDTGHGIPPDVLPRIFDPFFTTKPVGVGSGLGLSISHAIVQKMGGEMRVESQVGRGTTFSLLLPSHS, from the coding sequence ATGCTTCAGTCGCGACTCCAGTCCAGCGCGCCCGATTTCGGGGAAGAGCAACGCCTGCAATCCCTCTATCGGTACGGGCTGCTGGAGGGGCCGCCCGAGCCCGAGTACGACGCCATCGTCCGGCTCGCCGCGGAGCTGTGCAAGGTGCCCATCACCCTCATGAGCCTGGTGGACCGGGAGCACCTCTGGGTCAAGGCCAGCCTCGGGCTGACGAGCAGCACCACCCGCCTGGATCGCGCCAGCTCTTTCTCCACCTACGTCATCCAGCAGGACGGGCCCTTCATCGTCGCCGACGCGCTGGAGGATCCCCGCTTTCGTGACAACCCGCGCGTGCGCGGGGCGCCCTTCGTCCGCTTCTGCGCCGGAGTCCCTCTGCATGCCGATAACGGGGCTCGGATCGGCGCCCTGTGCATCTTCGATCGGACTCCCCGCCACCTGGACGACGGCCAGCTCCACGTCCTGGAGCACCTGGGGCGTCAGATCGAGACGCACTTGCGCCTGCGGCTCCAACTCCAGCAGGCCCAGGAGCGCAACGCCGAGCTGGAGGAGGCCCGCTCGCGCCTGGATGCGCTCAACCAGGACCTCCAGGCCGAGATCCTCGAGCGCCGGCGCGTCGAGCGCGAGCTGCGCTCCCAGCGGGAGATCCTCACCAACGTCCTCACCCACATCCCCCACTCGGTCTTCTGGAAGAACCGCGAGGGCATCTTCCTGGGCTGCAACGACGCCTTCGCGCACCAGCTCGGCCGGGCCTCGCCCGAGGAGATCGTCGGCCGGACGGAGCTGGAGCTCGGCCTGCCCCCCGTGCAGATCAAGGCCTACCGGCAGGATGATCTGCAGGTGATGGACAGCGGCATGCCCAAGCTCGGAATCGAAGAGCCCATCCGCACGGCCCAGGGCACCGATCACTGGCTGCTGACGAGCAAGGTGCCGCTGTGGGATCCGGAAGGCCAGGTGTGGGCGGTGCTCGGCATCTTCGCGGACATCACCGAGCGCCGCGTCCAGGAGAACGTGCTCCACCATGCCCTGCGCGAGGTGGAGCGGCACGCCGCGCGGCTGGAGTTCCAGGTGTACGAGGCCCGCGGGCGCATCCGCCGGCTCATGGAGGCCTCCCTGGACGCGGTCTTCGTCCTCGATGAGGCGGGGCGCGTGCTCGAGCTCAACCCGGTGGCCGAGCAGCTCGTGGGGATGCCCGGCTCCCAGCTCCTGGGCATGCCCTTTCACACGCTCGCCCCCTCCTGCGAACAGGCCGCCCTGGAGCGCGCCCTGGGGGAGTTGCTCACCCGCGGCACGCTGCGACTGGAGGACCAGGGCCTGCGCTCGGCCACGGGCGCGCGGACGGCGGTGCAGATCATCGGATCGATCCAGGACGCTGGCGACTCGCGGAACCTGCTGCTCGTGGCGCACGATCTCACCGAGCGGCGGAGGCTGGAGCAGCAGGGCATCCAGAACGACCGGCTGATGGCCATGGGCGTGCTGGCGGCGGGCATCGCCCATGAGATCAACAACCCCACCGCCTATGTGCTCTCCAACCTCGACTTCCTGCGGGCGCGCTGGGACGAGCTGGAGCAACACCTGTGTACCCAGCCCGCGCTCCCGCCCGCGCTGGTCGGGGGGCTGTCCGAGGCCCGGCAGCTCATCGCCGACTGCCTGGACGGGGCCTCACGCATCCAGGACATCGTGCGCGGCATGCGCTACCTGTCCCACCAGGGCCACGACGAGGAGCCCACCCTGCTGGACATCCACGCGAACCTGGACGCGGCGCTGCACCTCGCCCAGGGAGAGCTCAAGCGCACGGCCCAGTTGGAGAAGGCGTACGCGGAGGATCTGCCCCTGGTGCTCGGCAGCGAGGGCCGCCTGAGTCAGGTGTTCCTCAACCTCATCATCAACGCCGTACACGCCATGCGGCCGGGCTCCGCGAGGGACCATCGGCTGCGCGTCCACACGCGGCGGGAGGGCGAGCGGGTGCGCGTGGACATCAGCGACACCGGCCACGGCATCCCCCCGGATGTGCTGCCGCGCATCTTCGATCCCTTCTTCACCACCAAGCCGGTGGGCGTAGGCAGCGGGCTCGGCCTGTCCATCAGCCACGCCATCGTCCAGAAGATGGGCGGAGAGATGCGGGTGGAGAGCCAGGTGGGTCGAGGCACCACCTTCTCCCTGCTGCTGCCTTCTCATTCCTAG